The stretch of DNA CGTTGAAATAATCGATGTGCGCCTTGTACTGGTCGCAGCCTTCGTTCGTATTGCCGACCGCGCAGTTGCAGGCGGCTTCCTGCACCGCGACGTCGCCGATGTAGGAAAGGCGGCTCACGCACTGGCGGAACGGATCGGTCACGGCATTGATGTTTCCGGTGTTGCGGGCCACGTTGGTCGCGTTGTTGGCCTGCTCGGCAGCGGCCGCGGCATCAAGGGCGCGGAGCGCCTGAGTGGTCTGGTCCGCGCGGGCATGCGAAGGCGCCGTCAAAAGAAAGAAAGCCGGGACGAACAAAGCGGAAAGGATTTGGAAAGCGAACGAGAAATTTTTCTTCATAACCAGCTCCGGATGATGGGTTAAGGTGCCTGATTCAACTACCGACGGTAATATACCTGACGCCGGAGGCGTCCACCACAGCTTTTTAGACCCGAATGCCGGGTTTTGCCGTCGGGCAAAACCGGGGCCGGCCTTTTTCAGGCTTCCACCGATGGCCGCCGCCTCTGTTTCTCCTTAGACTTGAGCCATGGCCTACGATCCTCATGTCCAAATCGGAACCTCGGGCTGGATGTACAAACACTGGAACGGAACTTTCTATCCCGAGAAGCATGGCGGAGACAAGGAATCCTATCTCGGCTTTTACGCGCGGCATTTTAGGACCGTGGAGCTCAACAATTCATTCTACGGACTGCCGCAGCGGCAGACGCTCAAGATGTGGCGCGAAATCGCGCCGGAGGATTTCCTTTTCGCGGTGAAAGCAAGCCGCTACATTACCCACATCCGGAGGCTCAACACACCGCGCGCTTCGCTGGACAAATTCTTCAGGCGCGTGGCGCACCTGAAAGAAAAACTCGGTCCCGTCCTCTTCCAGCTGCCGCCGAACTGGCACGTGAATCTCGGGCGCCTGGAAACTTTTTTGAAGGCGCTTCCCAAAGGCCGCGACTACACGATGGAATTCCGCGATCCTTCGTGGCACTGCGAAGACGTTTACGGCCTTCTGGAAAAATACGGGGTCTCGTTCTGCATTTTCCAGCTCGCGCGATTTCTGTCGCCTATCCGGGTCACATCGAAAATGGTTTACGTGCGTCTTCACGGGCCCACGAAAGAAAAATACAAGGGAAGCTACAGTCACCGGCAGCTCGAGGAGTGGGCAACGCGCATCCGCGCGTGGCGGAAAGAAAAGCGCTCGGTCTACGTTTACTTCGACAACGATCAGGCCGCTTACGCCGTGAGAAACGCCGCGGAGCTCAACGTCCTCCTCGGCCAGGAAACCGGCGGCCGGAGCGTGGACGTGAAGAAAAAAAAGAATCTCCCCGAATACAATCCCGATGCCGCCCGCTGGAACTTCGACCGGGCCGCTTAGCGCTGCTTTTTGTGTTTTTTCTTCCGGGGCAGAAGGCGTTTGCGGCGGGACAGGAGCGCCAGGGCGAGAAGCCCGGACGCGGTAAAGATGCCGAGCTTGTCCAGGCCGCGGGCACCGAGCGACAGCATGAAAAGCGCGAGAAGGACGGAAAGAAAAGCCGCGCGGGCCTTGCGCAGGCGGTGGTCTTTTTTGATTTTGAGATCGCCGCGGACGATCAGCGCGCCCCAGCCGATCCAAAATCCCGCCAGTATTAATCCGACCGTCTGAATGATCACGCGGCCTCCGGAATCGAATCCTGAAAACGCTTCGTATTATAAAACGGCGCGTCCCGTGAAAAATTCGAGCATGATTTTGTTCAGGAGCCCGGGCTTTTCCTTGAGCGCGGCATGGGAAGCCCCGGGCACGATGGCGAGCTGCGCGTTTTTGAGCGCGCGGAACATGCGGACGGAATGCTCGTGGCGGATCATGTCGCGGTCGCCGGCCACGATCAGGACGGGCGCCTTAATCTTCTTCAGCATACCCATGTTCCATTTCGGCTCCGTGAGCCAGAGCCTGCGGCATTTCTCGAAGACTTCGTAGAAATGCGCGGGATCATCCGGCGAATACGCCTCGTAGCGCGGGTCCACGCCGGAAACTTTCTGCTTTTTCAGTTCGCGCTGGAAAGACGGCTCGCAGCCGGAATGATGGATGTTGCCGCCCACGGAAATGAAACGGTCCACGAGGTCGGGACGGCGAAGCGCGAGGCGGAAAAGAAGGTTCGCGCCGTCGCTGTAGCCCATGAGCAGGGCTTTTTTGATTCGCAGCGCGTCCATGAAAGCCGCGGTCTGGCTTGCCATGGCTTCGTAAGTGTAGGGGCCGGAAATGTCGGCCGTGTGTCCGTGGCCCGGGCGCTCAGGCAGGTAGACTTTGAAGCGCCGCGCGAAAAAAGGGATCTGGTGGCGCAGGCCGTCGATGCAGGAGAGGCCGCCGTGCAAAAGAAGGAGCGGCTTTCCCCTGCCGTAGACTTCGTAATAAATCCGCGCCCGTCCCGCGCGCACGATGCGGCCTTTGCGGCGATTCCCGGCCAGGCTGAAAAAAGACGGCGTCAGTTTCATGGAGCGCATTCTAATCGGCGGCGCTCCCGTTGGCAAACCGAATGTCAGCGGTGGGAGGGCGGCTTGGGATTCAGCGTGATCAAGGGATCGGGCAGCCGGCCGTCGATCAGCACGTAGCCTTCACGGCTGAGCCATCCGGTCGCCATCAAGATCGTCTCTTGCGGCGCCTTGATGCCTTTGCACAGTTCCTTCAAAGAGGCCGTTCCCTCGTGAGAGTCCAGATAACGCCAAATCTCTCCCGCGCATAACCCGATCCACGTAATCATAGAACCTCCCGAAATGCCTGAAGAAGGAATCGCCGCTTTCATCTTAGTTCTCGTCGTGCTCTTCCTTTTCGGCTTTTTCGTGCTTTTTATGCCACGTCTTCTTCCATTCTTTGTACTTGGTCATCTGGTCCGCAGAAAGGACCTGGCCGAGCTTATCCTGCTTTTCCTTGTGCAGCGCTTCCGACTTGGTCTTGAAGTCTTCCATGATGGTCTTGACCTGGTTCGCCTGGTCGTCGGTAAGGCTGAGCTGCGTCTTCATCTCCTTCACCCGATCGTCCACGTTCATGCCCATTTCATTGGCATGCAGCGGCGCGGCCATCACAAGCATCAGCATCACTAAGAATAGACTCTTTTTCATGAGATTTCTCCTTTAAAGATATCACTTTTTCTTGTGTTTGAAAAATTCAACCTGCCTTAATCTTTTTTGGGCCTCCTTCTTGGTCGAATAGGGGCCCCCAAGGTTTTTCCCCTTTTCCGATTTGACGGAGTAACCCTTGGCTGTTTTGACGATCATAACCCCCTCCTTATTCGCTTAGGCGGCAATGATGCGGAAGCGTTCTTTACCCCGCAGGTAAACCTCGAACCACTGCGTGGTAAGGCGCGCGACTTCCTCGAGCGCGCCGGGTTCTTCGAAAAGGTGCGTGGCGTTGGGGATGACGATGAGGTCCTTCACCGGCGCGGCTATTTTTTCAACCGCGATTTCGTTCAGCGTGGCAAGAGGCATGTCCTCTCCGCCGACGATGAGGAGCGTGGCGGCCTTCACTTCGCTGAGCCCGCGTCCCGCGAGGTCCGGTCGTCCGCCTCTCGAGACGACAGCCCTGACGACGTCGGGCAGCTTCGACGCGGCGACAAGGGCCGCGGCCGCGCCCGTGCTGGCTCCGAAATAACCCATGACGAGCTCGCCGGGATAAGACACGCCGCAATAATCTTCGAGCCAGTGCGTCGCGCCAGTCAGGCGGTCCGCGAGCAAGTCGATATTAAAGCGGACCTGGGCGCCTTCGGGATTTTCCCTGTCCTCCTCGTGCGTGATAAGGTCCATCAGAAGCGTGCCGAAACCCGCCCTGTTCAATTCGGAGGCGATAAAACGGTTCCTCGGACTGCGGCGGCTGCTGCCCGCGCCGTGCGCGAACACCACGAATTCACGCGTCCCGCCTTCGGGAATGCTGAGGATTCCCGGCAGGGCAAAAGGTCCGATCTGAACTTCGGTTTCATTCTTGATGGCCATATCTCTTTTCATAGAAGGCTCTCCTCCTTTTACAGTGGGTTCAGGTTCTTGGTGATTAGGCGGCCTTTTCGAGCCCAGACGTTTTTTCCCAGGATTTCCGCCGGCTGTAATGCAAAGCCTCTTCGATGTTTTCTTCGAGCGCTTTCTTGGGATCGTAGCCGGGACAGTCCCACACGTCTTCCTTATTAATGGAAACGTAGAGCCTCGACTCCGCGGAGCCGATCCCGGTGATCCACCGGGGATCGAGCAGCACTTTTTTCGCGGCCGACCAGGTCCATACGTCGACGATGAGATAGCGAATGCTCCAGGTTTTGGTGCCGACCAGGAAGTCGTCGACGTGGCCCATCTTGCCATTGAGCGCCTCGATCGGGTAGCCGCGGACTTCCTCGTAACTGCAAAGATGCGGATCGGCCTCCGATGTTTTGCGCCCCTTGACCGGATGCGTGCCTTCGTCCGAGGCATGAAGGCCCGCGAGCCAGAACGGCCATTCAATATAGCGGCCGAGGGGCGCTTCCTGCCGGTGGGAAGCCGGCTTTCGATCGCCCTTCAGCGGGCTGCGGCGGATTTCCTCTTCGGTGAGCGGCGTCTCGAGCCGCGCCATGAGCTCATCGGGGACTTTGAAAACCGACGGGCTCAAAAGCACCTGTTTGCGCCCGAGCCAATGCCCCGTCTCGATGACGAAATGGCGGAGAATCCATTCCCGGTCGTCGAAATAATAATCTTCGATGCTGCCGATGGCGCCGTCTTTGGCTCTCAGGGTGAAATGTCTCAGGGATTTAAGCGTGATGAACATGACGTCCTCCTTGTTGCGGAACGGACGGCCGTTCCGGATTTCAGCGCGGTCACCTCAATAAGAAGCCGGAGGATCGCTGGCAGGAAAACTTTCCTGGGAAGATTCGTCCACTTTCCAGTCTCCGGGTTTTCCGTCTTTCTCATAGGTCCCGACCAGCTTGGCTTCGGCGAGGATGTGCCCTTTCATTTCGTCCAGCAGACGCTGGCGCGTGATCGCTTGTTCGGGGATGGGCAGCTCGCGGTCGAGCGCGTAGACATGGAAAATGTAGTGATGCTTGCCGCTCGGCGGCATCGGGCCGCCGTAGCCGACTCTTTTAAAGTCGTTCACGCCCTGGCGCGCGCCGCTTTGCAGGACGGGCATGGGCTGGACGTGCGGCTCCAGATGCGTTTGGGACGGCTTGAGGTTGAAAAGCACCCAGTGCGTGAAATTACCGCCCGGCGCGTCCGGATCGTCGACGACAAGCGCGAGACTCTTGGCATCCTTCGGCACGTCGGCGATGTCCAGCGGCGGGGACTGGTCCCTGCCTTCGCCGGTGAATTCCCGCGGAATGGCCGCCTGGTTTTGGAAAACGGGGCTCGTGATGTTCATGTCGTCCCTCCTTTTAATTCGCGGAACGGATCAGGCGGCGCGGGAAGCTTTCGAGCCGTCCTGCCATTGCGTTCCCCAATATTTTTCCTGGCTGTAATGCGAATAAAGCTCTTCTTCGTACGCGCGCTCGAGCGGAATCCGGGAATAGTACAGCGGACTGCCCTGGATTTTATTTTTGTTGAGCGGCACCGCGGCTCTGCGCCGGTCCCACATGAATTCCCGGATCCATTCGGGCGCGAGCAGGACTTTCCGTCCCGCCAGCCAGTCGCCCGTGTCCACGACCGCGTAACGGATGATCCACGTCTCGTCGTCCACGAGAAAATCGTGGATGCTGCCGATCTCGCCGTCGATCGCGGAAATCCGGAACCCCAGGATGCTTTTGACGCTGTGAAGCGGCTCGCCCGTCCACGCCGGCGGCGGCGCGCCCGGCGCGCGCGCAAATTCGGCGCCTTGCCAATACGGCGCCCAGCCGTAATGGCGGTGCAGGCTTTCCTCGGCCTGGCGCGTGACATCGCTCGAAAGATCAAGAGCGGGACTGCTGTTCACTTTTTTCCGCGTGACGCCCGCCGGAAGCCGCGCGTTCCACCAGTCGGGCTTTCCCAGCACCGCCGACGCGATGAGCACCCGCCGCCCTGAGGGCCAATCGCCCGTATCGACGGCAGCGTAACGGATTTTCCAGCGCTCATGGTCGAAATAAAAATCGTCGATGTGCCCCAATTTTCCTTCCGGCACCGTCACGGCGGTTCCCGCCGCTTCTTTCACGCTCTTGATCATGTCTCCCTTTCCGTCATTTTCAAGCGCTCCGGGACACTTCCTGAACAAGCTCGGCGATTTTGTCGGGTCCCTCGAACGCGATATCCGCCTGGGAGACGATGCCGCAGCAGCGGCCTTTGTCGTCCACGACGGGAAGTCTGCGAACCTGATGCTCTTCCATGAGGGCGCAGCATTCTTCGATTGTGGCTCCCCGCCCAACTGTCACGCAATGAGGCGTCATGCATTCGCCGGCCGTGAGCTCCAAAGGATTCAGGCCGCGCGCCACGGTCCTGCACGTAATGTCACGGTCCGTAAGTACGCCCATCGGCCTGAGGTCTTCGTCGAGCACCGGAATCTCACCGCAATCCGCCTCGCACATTTGCCGCGCCACGACTTGAAGTCCGTCGCCGGCGCCGCAGCAAGCCGGGTTCTTCGTCATGATTTCTTCTACCCTGGCCATATTTCCTCCGTTCGTTTGATCCTGAGGATGTCTTTTCCCGAGCTAAGATAACCCGCCGCGGGAATCCCGACCATCGGGCAAAATCGCATTCGCGGATAAGACATCCGCTGTGGCTTCCCGGCTTTCCCGATAGCAATCCCCTCCGAAGCACTAGCGGCAAACCACGGCGGCCCGGATTTCCCGCGGGCCGCTTCTTCCTTAAGATGCGGTTAAAAACGGAACTCTTCACACGGGGGTCGATCATGAGAAAGAAAAACAGAGAAGAAGCGCGGGAAACGGAGCAGCAGACGATGGTGGCCGAAGCCAAGCCCATTGAAATGCTCAAGCAGGACCATGAAAAAGTGAAGGAACTTTTCGAGCGCTTCGAGCAGACCGAAGACGAGGACGAGCAGGAAGAAATCGTGACGCAGGCGATCAAAGAGCTGAAAATCCATGCCGCGATCGAAGAAGAAATTTTTTATCCCAAGGCCCGCGAAGAAGCCGAAGGTGAGGAAGAACAGGAAGACCAGCTCGACGAAGCCATCGAGGAGCACCACGTCGTGCACCTCCTGGTCGCCGAGCTCGAAAAAATGAGCCCGGAGGACGAGCGGTATGCCGCGAAGTTCTGCGTCCTTGCCGAGACCGTGAAGCATCACATCGAAGAAGAAGAAAACGAAATGCTGCCTGAGCTGGAAGATTCCGAGGCCAACAGCGACGCCGTGGGCCAGGAAATGACGGAACGCAAGCACGAGCTCATGGCAAATCCGGACGACGCCAAGCAGACCGAGGCGAACAAAAAGACCTCCGGAAAGAAAAAAACGGCGCACCGCTCTTCATCGAAGC from Verrucomicrobiia bacterium encodes:
- a CDS encoding DUF72 domain-containing protein; translation: MAYDPHVQIGTSGWMYKHWNGTFYPEKHGGDKESYLGFYARHFRTVELNNSFYGLPQRQTLKMWREIAPEDFLFAVKASRYITHIRRLNTPRASLDKFFRRVAHLKEKLGPVLFQLPPNWHVNLGRLETFLKALPKGRDYTMEFRDPSWHCEDVYGLLEKYGVSFCIFQLARFLSPIRVTSKMVYVRLHGPTKEKYKGSYSHRQLEEWATRIRAWRKEKRSVYVYFDNDQAAYAVRNAAELNVLLGQETGGRSVDVKKKKNLPEYNPDAARWNFDRAA
- a CDS encoding alpha/beta hydrolase, whose product is MRSMKLTPSFFSLAGNRRKGRIVRAGRARIYYEVYGRGKPLLLLHGGLSCIDGLRHQIPFFARRFKVYLPERPGHGHTADISGPYTYEAMASQTAAFMDALRIKKALLMGYSDGANLLFRLALRRPDLVDRFISVGGNIHHSGCEPSFQRELKKQKVSGVDPRYEAYSPDDPAHFYEVFEKCRRLWLTEPKWNMGMLKKIKAPVLIVAGDRDMIRHEHSVRMFRALKNAQLAIVPGASHAALKEKPGLLNKIMLEFFTGRAVL
- a CDS encoding winged helix-turn-helix domain-containing protein, producing the protein MITWIGLCAGEIWRYLDSHEGTASLKELCKGIKAPQETILMATGWLSREGYVLIDGRLPDPLITLNPKPPSHR
- a CDS encoding alpha/beta hydrolase produces the protein MKRDMAIKNETEVQIGPFALPGILSIPEGGTREFVVFAHGAGSSRRSPRNRFIASELNRAGFGTLLMDLITHEEDRENPEGAQVRFNIDLLADRLTGATHWLEDYCGVSYPGELVMGYFGASTGAAAALVAASKLPDVVRAVVSRGGRPDLAGRGLSEVKAATLLIVGGEDMPLATLNEIAVEKIAAPVKDLIVIPNATHLFEEPGALEEVARLTTQWFEVYLRGKERFRIIAA
- a CDS encoding YbhB/YbcL family Raf kinase inhibitor-like protein, producing MNITSPVFQNQAAIPREFTGEGRDQSPPLDIADVPKDAKSLALVVDDPDAPGGNFTHWVLFNLKPSQTHLEPHVQPMPVLQSGARQGVNDFKRVGYGGPMPPSGKHHYIFHVYALDRELPIPEQAITRQRLLDEMKGHILAEAKLVGTYEKDGKPGDWKVDESSQESFPASDPPASY
- a CDS encoding PRC-barrel domain-containing protein — its product is MIKSVKEAAGTAVTVPEGKLGHIDDFYFDHERWKIRYAAVDTGDWPSGRRVLIASAVLGKPDWWNARLPAGVTRKKVNSSPALDLSSDVTRQAEESLHRHYGWAPYWQGAEFARAPGAPPPAWTGEPLHSVKSILGFRISAIDGEIGSIHDFLVDDETWIIRYAVVDTGDWLAGRKVLLAPEWIREFMWDRRRAAVPLNKNKIQGSPLYYSRIPLERAYEEELYSHYSQEKYWGTQWQDGSKASRAA
- a CDS encoding CBS domain-containing protein, which gives rise to MARVEEIMTKNPACCGAGDGLQVVARQMCEADCGEIPVLDEDLRPMGVLTDRDITCRTVARGLNPLELTAGECMTPHCVTVGRGATIEECCALMEEHQVRRLPVVDDKGRCCGIVSQADIAFEGPDKIAELVQEVSRSA
- a CDS encoding hemerythrin domain-containing protein — protein: MRKKNREEARETEQQTMVAEAKPIEMLKQDHEKVKELFERFEQTEDEDEQEEIVTQAIKELKIHAAIEEEIFYPKAREEAEGEEEQEDQLDEAIEEHHVVHLLVAELEKMSPEDERYAAKFCVLAETVKHHIEEEENEMLPELEDSEANSDAVGQEMTERKHELMANPDDAKQTEANKKTSGKKKTAHRSSSKRRH